One genomic region from Solwaraspora sp. WMMD792 encodes:
- a CDS encoding helix-turn-helix transcriptional regulator — protein sequence MTSYMRWSDVRSAYVTRAGGEDAVEAGKRELLATVVGHRLAEVRKARGLTQQQVADRMGVTKGRVSQIEQGKISGQDVVARYAAALGGRLHQAIYFDDGDIAAIA from the coding sequence ATGACGAGCTACATGCGCTGGAGCGACGTCCGGAGCGCCTATGTCACACGGGCCGGCGGTGAGGACGCAGTCGAGGCAGGCAAGCGGGAGCTGTTGGCCACCGTCGTCGGGCACCGCCTCGCCGAGGTACGCAAGGCCCGAGGCCTGACCCAGCAACAGGTCGCCGACCGGATGGGCGTCACCAAGGGCCGGGTTTCCCAGATCGAACAGGGCAAGATCTCCGGGCAGGATGTCGTCGCCCGCTACGCCGCCGCGCTCGGTGGCCGGCTTCACCAGGCCATCTACTTCGACGACGGCGACATCGCCGCGATCGCCTGA
- a CDS encoding helix-turn-helix transcriptional regulator — MSEKADTVGSRIRYWRMRRGGMSQGVLAGLAGVSQPYISQLESGSKSVDRRSTLVAIAGALQVTVADLLGQGAEPGDPARDRAGACVPEIWSALIEIEDGERQAPTGSAEELAGRIARVDQLRASANYPAMAPMLPGLLHAAAAVGETTLAHAAYLTSTCLRNLGYRHLALNAARVAVAAAEEAEDPAWIGAARFAYTQSLPIESAALAARAADRSLAEAQAAAADLRVRQVLGQLHLAAALTYAVSGRADTAHDHLAEAARDAASVGDPADGAGFNGCGFGPTNVGLWEMSIAAELGEHGRVIELSRTVRPQTLVAANRHQSYWLDLGRAFSASGRRDAEALAAFIQAERAAPAPFALNPLAREAVVAIMHRTRRRAVPDDLRMLAGRLGITLRP, encoded by the coding sequence ATGTCCGAGAAGGCCGACACCGTCGGTTCCCGGATCCGGTACTGGCGGATGCGTCGGGGTGGGATGAGCCAAGGCGTTCTCGCCGGCTTGGCTGGTGTCAGCCAGCCGTACATCTCGCAGCTGGAGTCCGGTAGCAAGAGTGTCGATCGGCGGTCAACGCTGGTCGCTATCGCGGGTGCTCTTCAGGTGACCGTGGCCGACCTGCTGGGGCAGGGCGCCGAGCCGGGGGATCCGGCGCGGGACCGGGCAGGGGCGTGTGTTCCGGAGATCTGGTCGGCGCTGATCGAGATCGAGGATGGCGAACGGCAGGCACCGACTGGCAGCGCTGAGGAGCTGGCGGGGCGGATTGCTCGTGTCGACCAGCTCAGGGCGAGCGCGAACTACCCGGCTATGGCACCGATGCTGCCTGGCCTGCTGCACGCTGCCGCCGCTGTTGGCGAAACCACGCTCGCTCACGCCGCCTATCTGACCTCGACGTGTCTACGGAACCTCGGTTACCGGCATCTCGCGCTGAACGCCGCCCGCGTAGCGGTGGCAGCCGCTGAGGAGGCCGAGGACCCGGCCTGGATTGGCGCGGCACGGTTCGCGTACACCCAGAGCCTGCCGATCGAGTCCGCCGCGCTCGCCGCACGAGCCGCCGACCGCTCGCTCGCCGAGGCCCAGGCCGCCGCCGCTGATCTGCGGGTCCGGCAGGTACTCGGCCAACTGCACCTCGCGGCCGCACTGACCTACGCTGTCAGTGGCCGGGCGGACACCGCACACGATCACCTGGCGGAAGCGGCCAGGGACGCGGCAAGCGTCGGGGATCCAGCCGACGGCGCGGGCTTCAACGGCTGTGGCTTCGGCCCGACCAACGTCGGCCTCTGGGAGATGTCGATCGCCGCCGAGCTGGGTGAGCACGGCCGCGTCATCGAGCTGTCCCGTACGGTACGTCCACAAACCCTCGTCGCCGCCAACCGTCACCAGTCCTACTGGCTCGACCTCGGCCGGGCGTTCTCGGCCAGTGGGCGGCGCGACGCCGAGGCATTGGCGGCGTTCATCCAGGCCGAACGGGCCGCGCCGGCACCGTTCGCGTTGAACCCACTCGCCCGCGAGGCGGTCGTCGCCATCATGCACCGCACCCGACGGCGCGCGGTCCCCGACGACCTGCGCATGCTGGCCGGTCGACTCGGCATCACACTGCGGCCATAA
- a CDS encoding helix-turn-helix domain-containing protein — MTAPGRHRIAELPIGRRIAQLRARRGLTQQVFADRIGKSHSWVDKVERGIRSLDRISVVHTVAAVLGVTPETILAPTTSSRPEPTTDTTTAAVEHLRAALARYDTPTPDQPAPSVEELYRRIQYAHSAYQHAHYPQLLRTLPDLLTHTRHTTTAHARSDADHLRTRVYRLTAHLLTKLDEPHLAWLAADRAIATAAGHPRHTAAAAIALAQALRALHRPTLATRAALTAVPLIDPAATNDAAPDDHALAGTLLIEAALAAATGNDPTTAHQLTDRADKHAATSHDQRRPDDGDTTMTVFGPTAVALARAQVAAALGNPHQAITHHQHATAGHGWRELPAEHRAAHLIDITRAYLDTGNPTAAARAIIAADQIAPAETRTRPTAHAVVATLLRTAPTPDLTRLATTIGLTPR; from the coding sequence ATGACCGCGCCCGGCCGCCACCGCATCGCCGAACTGCCCATTGGCCGGCGGATTGCCCAACTGCGCGCCCGGCGTGGCCTGACCCAGCAGGTCTTCGCCGACCGGATCGGCAAGTCCCATTCGTGGGTCGACAAGGTCGAACGCGGCATCCGATCCCTCGACCGGATCTCCGTCGTGCACACCGTCGCCGCCGTCCTCGGCGTCACCCCCGAAACCATCCTCGCCCCCACCACCAGCAGCCGACCCGAACCCACCACCGACACCACCACGGCCGCCGTCGAACACCTCCGCGCCGCCCTCGCCCGCTACGACACCCCCACCCCCGACCAACCCGCACCGTCCGTCGAGGAGCTGTACCGCCGCATCCAGTACGCCCACAGCGCCTACCAGCACGCCCACTACCCACAACTACTCCGGACGCTGCCCGACCTGCTCACCCACACCCGCCACACCACCACCGCCCACGCACGATCCGACGCCGACCACCTGCGCACCCGCGTCTACCGGCTCACCGCGCATTTGCTGACCAAACTCGACGAACCCCACCTCGCCTGGCTCGCCGCCGACCGCGCCATCGCCACCGCCGCCGGCCACCCCCGGCACACCGCCGCAGCCGCCATCGCCCTCGCCCAGGCACTCCGAGCTCTGCACCGACCCACCCTCGCCACGCGAGCCGCGCTCACCGCCGTACCGCTGATCGACCCGGCCGCGACCAACGACGCCGCACCGGACGACCACGCTCTCGCCGGCACCCTGCTCATCGAAGCCGCCCTCGCCGCCGCCACCGGCAACGACCCCACCACCGCCCACCAGCTCACCGACCGCGCCGACAAACACGCAGCCACCAGCCACGACCAGCGGCGCCCCGACGACGGCGACACCACCATGACCGTCTTCGGGCCGACCGCCGTCGCGCTCGCCCGCGCCCAGGTCGCCGCAGCCCTCGGCAACCCTCACCAGGCCATCACCCACCACCAGCACGCCACCGCCGGTCACGGCTGGCGGGAACTGCCCGCCGAGCACCGCGCCGCCCACCTGATCGACATCACCCGCGCCTACCTCGACACCGGCAACCCCACGGCCGCCGCCCGCGCCATCATCGCCGCCGACCAGATCGCCCCCGCCGAAACCCGCACCCGACCCACCGCCCACGCCGTCGTCGCCACGCTCCTACGGACCGCACCCACCCCCGACCTGACCCGCCTCGCCACCACCATCGGCCTCACCCCACGCTGA